ACTATCGCACCCCGTATGCCGCCCTCAAAGCCGAACTGCCGAACATCGACGAGGCCATCCGCTTCCCTATCCCGTTCTTACTCGACGACGTCAGCGTCCGCCTTGGCCCTTGGAGTGGATACCATCTGTTGGCGCATCACCGTCATGACCGAATCCTTCGTCCTGCATGTCCTGTAAGGATCCGAAGATCAGGGCACGGATCCCCCGCTCCGCTCGGGAGGATCCGCTCGGAGCTTGGCGTCCGCATCGCGAAACAGCTATGCTCAGCCCGTTGTGTGGCGCATCTCATCGATCCGCGGCTGGGTTTCAGCGTGCGCAAGCCCGGAACCTTCGGAGGACTCGTGACCGAACATTCCATGGGACCGGCCGAGGCGCGCCGCTCGTGGCTCGGCCGTTCCATCCCTCGCCTGGAAGACGGGCGGTTCCTGACCGGGACCGGGCAGTATGTGGATGACATCTCGGTTCCCGGCATGCTGCACGCGGCCATGTTGCGCAGCCCGTACGCCCACGCGCGCATCGTGAGGATCGACTATCGCCGCGCCCTCGAGATGCCCGGCGTGCACGGCGTGATCACCGGCGAGGACGTCGCCGCGGTGACGGAGCCGGAGAAGGGGTCAAACTACCCCAGCGGTGGGTCGTGGCGCTACATCGCGACCGACCGCGCGCGCTTCGCCGGCGAGATCGTCGCCATCGTCGCGGCGGAGGACCGATACGTCGCCGAGGACGCGCTCGATGCGATCGACGTCGAGTACGAGGTCCTGCCTGTCGTCTCGGATCCCGAGCATGCGACGGACCCCGACCAACCACTCCTCCACCCCGAGGCGCCGGGGGGCAACGCCGCTCTCGACCGCGTATGGGAGGCGGGCGACGTCGAGCGAGCCTTCGCCGAAGCCGACATCGTGGCGCGCGACCGATTCGTGGTGCACCGGCACAGCTCCACGCCGCTGGAGGGGCTGGCGGCGATCGTCAGCGCGGACCCGTCCAGCGATCAGGTTACGGTTTGGGCGAACATCGGGAACCTCGGCCGGTACACAGCGACCGGCCAGGCGCTGCGCCTCGATTACGCCGACATCCGCCTCATCATTCCGGACGTGGGCGGCAGCTTCGGCGTCAAGGCGTGGGTCCACCAGCGGGCGGTGCTCCTCGCCATACTCTCGCGCAAGGTCGGCCGCCCGGTGAAGTGGATCGAGGACCGGCTCGAGCATCTGCGCGCAAGCCACCACGGTCACGGCCGGATCAACGACATGGAGATCGCCGCGAAGCGCGATGGGACGATTCTGGGAATCAAGATGCGCTTCATCGACGATCAGGGCGCGTACGTGTGCCTCAACGAGCCGGCCGGATTGAACCTGCTGCTGGGAAACGGCGTCATTAGCTGCTACGGCATCGAGAACGTGCGGGTCGAGGCGAAATGCGTGCTGACGAACAAGTGCCCAGTCGCCTCGAACCGCGGCTACATGCGCGTCCAGCCCGTCTTCGCCATCGAGCGGATCATCGATCGCCTCGCGCAGGAGCTGCGCCTCGACCCGCTGGACCTGCGGCTGAAGAACTGCATCCCCGCGAGCGCCTACCCGTACCGCACGCCATCGGGCGCCGTCTACGACAGCGGCGACCCGTCTGCGCTCCTGCGCAAGGCGCGGGAGCTGCTCGACTACGAGCGCATGCGCATGGATCAGGCGTCGGAGCGGGCGCGCGGTCGGCTCCTGGGCGTGGGTGTGGCGATGGCTGTGGAGCTGGGCGGCCCGACGCCGATCGACACGGCGACGGTCCGTCTTGGCCCCGACGGGCGGCTGGGTGTCCAGGTCCCCACCCTCGCCCAGGGCCAGGGCCACGAGACGACCGCCGCCCAGATCGTCGCCGACCGGTTCGACGTGGAGCCGAGCAGCGTCCACGTGACGGTCCAGCTCGACTCGCGGACGATGGCATATACGCCGGTCTCCGGGACCTATGCCTCGAAGTTCTCCTCGACGGGCGCGCCCGCGGTGCACGGCGCCGCGCTGAAGCTCTCCCGCGAGCTCAAGACGCTCGCCGCCAACGTCCTCGACGCCGATCCAGAGCGGCTGGAGTTTCGCGACGGCTGGATCGTGGGGCCAGACGGACCCGACCAGCGCCTGAGCCTGCGGGACCTTGCCACACAGGCAAACCGCGCGCCGGAGTCGATGGGGAGCATGGACGTCGACCTGCAGGCGACCTTCCTGTGGAGCTGGCCGAACGTGAACCCCGGCGCCCGGGCCGAGCGCCGGGGCGCCGCCACGTTCACCGTGCTCTGCCACGGCGCGATCGTGGAAGTGGACACGGAGACGGGCGCGGTGAAGGTGCTCAAGTACGTGTCGGTCGAAGACTGCGGACGCTTGTTAAACCCCATGATCGTGCAGGGCCAGACGATGGGCGGCGTGGTGAACGGCCTGGGATGGGCCCTCACGGAGCGCTTCGCCTACGACGAGTCGGGCCAGCTGCTTACGGGGACCTTCATGGACTACCTGCTGCCCCGGTTCACCGACATTCCGGAGCTGGACCTGGCGCACGTCGAATGCCCGACGCCCTTCAGCCCCCTTGGTGCGAAGGGAATGGGCGAGGGCGGCTCGATCCCACCGATGGCGTGCATCGCCGCGGCCGTGGAGGACGCGATCCTGCACCTGGGGGCGCGCATCCGCGACTCGCATCTGTCACCGGAGACAGTGCTCCGGGCGATCCGAAGTGGTGCCTCTCCCAACGTGCCTGGGTGAGGGCTCTCACCCCTGCCACCAACGGCGGCAGGGGAGGGGGAAGTCAACCGCTGATTTCGCGTCGGACGATCTCGGCGCCCGCCACCATCGCGCGGAGCTTTCCGAAGGCGGTTTCTCGCGGCAGGTACTTCATGCCGCAGTCGGGCGCGATGACGAGGCGGTCAGGGGCCACGACCTCGATTCCCCGACGGATGCGGCCCGCGACGATCTCCGGCGTTTCGACGTTGGGGTCTCCCAGGTCCAGAACGCCGAGGATGATCGTCTTGTTGGGTAGCCCCTTAAGGACTGAGAGGTCGAGGTTGGCCTGCGCCGCCTCGATGGAGATCTGCTTCACGTGCGCGTCGCGCAGCTCCGTGAGGAACGCGTATGCCGTTCCTCGGACGGGAACGATCGCCGCGTATCCGAAGCAGAGGTGGAGCGCAGTCGTGCCGTCGATGCCCCGAATGGCCCGGTTGATCGCCTCGACGCCATACGCTCGAGCCTGCTCGGACTTGGCCTGGAGGTAAGGCTCGTCGATCTGGACCACGTCAGCTCCGGCGGCGAAGAGTTCACGGATCTCCTCGTTCAGCGCGTCGGCATAGGCGAGCGCGGTCGCGCGGTCGTCGGGGTAGTAGTCGTTCTGGGCCTGCTGAGACATGGTGAAGGGGCCGGGCACCGTGATCTTGACGCGGCGGTCGGTGTGGGCGCGGAGGAACTGCACGTCGCGCACCTCGACGGGCCGCTTGCGCCGGATCGGGCCGACCACGCGCGGG
Above is a window of Chloroflexota bacterium DNA encoding:
- a CDS encoding xanthine dehydrogenase family protein molybdopterin-binding subunit, whose protein sequence is MTEHSMGPAEARRSWLGRSIPRLEDGRFLTGTGQYVDDISVPGMLHAAMLRSPYAHARIVRIDYRRALEMPGVHGVITGEDVAAVTEPEKGSNYPSGGSWRYIATDRARFAGEIVAIVAAEDRYVAEDALDAIDVEYEVLPVVSDPEHATDPDQPLLHPEAPGGNAALDRVWEAGDVERAFAEADIVARDRFVVHRHSSTPLEGLAAIVSADPSSDQVTVWANIGNLGRYTATGQALRLDYADIRLIIPDVGGSFGVKAWVHQRAVLLAILSRKVGRPVKWIEDRLEHLRASHHGHGRINDMEIAAKRDGTILGIKMRFIDDQGAYVCLNEPAGLNLLLGNGVISCYGIENVRVEAKCVLTNKCPVASNRGYMRVQPVFAIERIIDRLAQELRLDPLDLRLKNCIPASAYPYRTPSGAVYDSGDPSALLRKARELLDYERMRMDQASERARGRLLGVGVAMAVELGGPTPIDTATVRLGPDGRLGVQVPTLAQGQGHETTAAQIVADRFDVEPSSVHVTVQLDSRTMAYTPVSGTYASKFSSTGAPAVHGAALKLSRELKTLAANVLDADPERLEFRDGWIVGPDGPDQRLSLRDLATQANRAPESMGSMDVDLQATFLWSWPNVNPGARAERRGAATFTVLCHGAIVEVDTETGAVKVLKYVSVEDCGRLLNPMIVQGQTMGGVVNGLGWALTERFAYDESGQLLTGTFMDYLLPRFTDIPELDLAHVECPTPFSPLGAKGMGEGGSIPPMACIAAAVEDAILHLGARIRDSHLSPETVLRAIRSGASPNVPG
- a CDS encoding cobalamin-independent methionine synthase II family protein gives rise to the protein MVDLLPTTVVGSYPQPDWLIDREKLRGRLPPRIRARELWRVDAKYLEQAQDDATILAIDAMERAGVDIISDGEIRRESYSNHFATALDGVDIERPGTAIDRTGHPNPVPRVVGPIRRKRPVEVRDVQFLRAHTDRRVKITVPGPFTMSQQAQNDYYPDDRATALAYADALNEEIRELFAAGADVVQIDEPYLQAKSEQARAYGVEAINRAIRGIDGTTALHLCFGYAAIVPVRGTAYAFLTELRDAHVKQISIEAAQANLDLSVLKGLPNKTIILGVLDLGDPNVETPEIVAGRIRRGIEVVAPDRLVIAPDCGMKYLPRETAFGKLRAMVAGAEIVRREISG